The nucleotide sequence CAGCCGGTAATTCCTCCTATTTCGACAGATTCTTCCCATTCATGCTTTACGAGTTTGAGCGCGCTTATAAGCGAGAAAAGAATCGGCCAAATCATTGTGAGGACAAGGAAAAAAATAACAGTGCCATTTGTTTTGCCCCAGATAAGAGCAGCGAGAGGAAGAGTCGCGGAAGTTGGAAAACTTTGGAGGATATCAAAAACGGGAAGGGCGTAATCGGCCCGCTTACCGCGATAAAAGAGAACCGCAAGCACCCAAGCCAGTACAGCCGAGATAATGTATGCGACAATAATTCGCCCGACCGACAAAACCAGATTTTCAAAAAGTACCCCAGATTGAATATTAGAAACTCGGGAAAAATAAAGAAGGAAAAGAAAAGGCA is from Candidatus Paceibacterota bacterium and encodes:
- a CDS encoding ABC transporter permease subunit, encoding MRKKVMRLYRTKYHLLGTILVIVVPFLFLLYFSRVSNIQSGVLFENLVLSVGRIIVAYIISAVLAWVLAVLFYRGKRADYALPVFDILQSFPTSATLPLAALIWGKTNGTVIFFLVLTMIWPILFSLISALKLVKHEWEESVEIGGITGWRYIKSFLIPVSFPALITGSIIGIGEGWEALVATEIIIGIQSGLGHFFEQFATNTTLTALGVLGFLLLIFSVNKIIWLPLLERSHKMLEE